The following proteins come from a genomic window of Geothrix edaphica:
- a CDS encoding HEAT repeat domain-containing protein, producing the protein MSDSLQFAQTLAVAFRSMQMYTAAHPRSKDAVATAYAILQEQLEERPRIQFVVSGARSFFNGEAQEDRSPHLAALVRQVTERGVSGFIIERGATPDEFAAFLEALGTRPPRVQELGGLESMLLAAGVKRIQITQVRYQVVLEGDEAEEAGRELNRAPSVQAPPAEDPLVKAILEALLFSLPLGQGADPGGHGDGPAPAEADELAFLKDFQPLQLGGLGPLGAELGFGPDQPSGDQVDTLRQVLSGLGPGMLLRLLAGLDTLPQEPAGLAVGVQGLAGGLLQQAVTGLLGQGATWDQLAGPVQGILNRLSDRDQVRGGLGDFLRGQGHDPSKIGLLLRRVTWEDLSLEARLVKVLEEGCLFDLTLDERLAFLRELLDLGRIDDFIRVQELLLDALRQERLLRLQSAQTLAGIARWAHAPGLPPDIEAPLTEGLKANFPWEPDPPTHRWTTEALETLLRAHVSRGHLNQVISDVRELEEVCAFLDHPQPWRQEAYDRLLEPLRRPGVLDEVVAHLYGMDRAHLASEVFPYLEFIGVPMVHHLMACLGHEEDRVKRGRLVEAIRQMGPTALPPILQALESPTWYLVRNALNLLTDIGDAGLIHAIAPLLRHPEPRVRRVAIRSLWRLCGPASEPYLIPRMKETDPGALEEVLFALGQLKSVAGLPAIAEFAQDRRAMEKLRIKAIETLGAIGSPEALAPLAELTRRRGFFAGTESTPIRLAAARALMDLGTPAAMAFLKGVQEAEPRGEFREALMGLRGMA; encoded by the coding sequence ATGAGCGATTCCCTCCAGTTCGCGCAGACCCTGGCCGTGGCCTTCCGGTCCATGCAGATGTACACCGCGGCCCATCCCCGCTCCAAGGACGCCGTGGCCACGGCCTACGCCATCCTGCAGGAGCAGCTGGAGGAGCGCCCGCGGATCCAGTTCGTGGTTTCGGGGGCGCGGTCCTTCTTCAACGGCGAGGCCCAGGAGGACCGGAGCCCCCACCTCGCCGCCCTCGTCCGCCAGGTGACCGAGCGGGGCGTGAGCGGGTTCATCATCGAGCGCGGGGCCACCCCGGACGAGTTCGCGGCCTTCCTGGAGGCCCTGGGAACCCGGCCTCCGCGGGTCCAGGAGCTGGGCGGGCTGGAGAGCATGCTGCTGGCCGCCGGCGTGAAGCGCATCCAGATCACCCAGGTCCGCTACCAGGTGGTGCTGGAAGGCGACGAGGCCGAGGAGGCCGGCCGGGAGTTGAACCGCGCCCCCTCGGTGCAGGCGCCGCCCGCAGAGGACCCGCTGGTGAAGGCCATCCTGGAGGCCCTCCTGTTCTCCCTCCCCCTCGGCCAGGGTGCGGATCCCGGCGGGCACGGGGACGGTCCGGCCCCCGCCGAGGCCGACGAGCTGGCCTTCCTCAAGGACTTCCAGCCCCTCCAGCTGGGGGGCCTGGGGCCCCTGGGCGCCGAGTTGGGCTTCGGGCCGGACCAGCCCTCCGGTGACCAGGTGGACACCCTTCGCCAGGTGCTCTCGGGCCTGGGCCCGGGGATGTTGCTCCGCCTGCTGGCGGGCCTCGACACCCTGCCCCAGGAGCCCGCCGGCCTTGCGGTCGGGGTCCAGGGCCTGGCGGGCGGCCTCCTGCAGCAGGCGGTGACTGGGCTCCTCGGGCAGGGGGCGACCTGGGACCAGCTGGCCGGCCCCGTGCAGGGCATCCTGAATCGCCTGTCCGACCGGGACCAGGTGCGGGGCGGCCTTGGCGACTTCCTGCGTGGCCAGGGGCACGACCCGAGCAAGATCGGCCTCCTCCTGCGGCGGGTCACCTGGGAAGACCTCAGCCTCGAAGCCCGGCTCGTGAAGGTGCTCGAGGAGGGGTGCCTCTTCGACCTCACGCTGGATGAGCGGCTGGCCTTCCTGAGAGAGCTCCTGGACCTCGGCAGGATCGACGATTTCATCCGGGTGCAGGAGCTGCTGCTGGACGCCCTCCGCCAGGAGCGCCTGCTCCGCCTGCAATCCGCCCAGACCCTGGCGGGGATCGCCCGGTGGGCCCACGCCCCGGGCCTTCCCCCGGACATCGAGGCCCCCCTGACCGAGGGCCTCAAGGCCAACTTCCCCTGGGAGCCGGACCCCCCGACCCACCGCTGGACCACGGAGGCGCTGGAGACCCTCCTTCGCGCCCACGTCAGCCGCGGCCACCTCAACCAGGTCATCTCCGACGTCCGGGAACTCGAAGAGGTCTGTGCCTTCCTGGACCATCCCCAGCCCTGGCGGCAGGAGGCCTACGACCGGCTCCTGGAGCCCCTCCGCCGCCCCGGCGTCCTCGACGAGGTGGTGGCCCACCTTTACGGCATGGACCGCGCCCACCTCGCCTCGGAGGTATTCCCGTACCTGGAGTTCATCGGCGTCCCCATGGTCCACCACCTCATGGCCTGCCTGGGCCACGAAGAGGACCGGGTGAAGCGCGGGCGGCTGGTGGAGGCCATCCGGCAGATGGGCCCGACCGCCCTCCCGCCCATCCTGCAGGCCCTGGAATCGCCGACCTGGTACCTGGTGCGGAACGCCCTCAACCTGCTCACGGACATCGGTGATGCGGGCCTCATCCACGCCATCGCGCCCCTGCTCCGACATCCGGAGCCCCGGGTCCGCCGGGTGGCCATCCGCTCCCTGTGGCGGCTCTGCGGGCCGGCCTCCGAGCCGTACCTCATCCCCCGGATGAAGGAGACCGATCCGGGCGCGCTGGAGGAAGTCCTCTTCGCCCTGGGCCAGCTCAAGTCCGTGGCGGGCCTCCCGGCCATCGCCGAGTTCGCCCAGGACCGCCGGGCCATGGAGAAGCTCCGGATCAAGGCCATTGAGACCCTCGGCGCCATCGGTTCCCCGGAGGCCCTGGCCCCGCTGGCGGAGTTGACGCGGCGGCGGGGCTTCTTCGCGGGCACGGAGTCCACCCCGATCCGGCTGGCGGCCGCCCGGGCCCTCATGGACCTCGGAACCCCCGCCGCCATGGCGTTCCTGAAAGGCGTCCAGGAGGCGGAGCCCCGGGGGGAGTTCCGCGAGGCCCTGATGGGGCTGAGGGGAATGGCCTGA
- a CDS encoding inorganic diphosphatase: MSLVHLDPGKQAPEIVNAIIEIPTGSRIKYEIDHHTGLVHVDRVLFSPFHYPAEYGFIPGTLAEDGDPADVLVLINGSTYPGVVIRARPIALLRMRDDKGLDSKVLAVATDDPTYAHVTSRSDLPPHFLLEVEHFFLTYKDLERKSVSSDGWGGKDEAHAFVRSSIEAYNRQKK; this comes from the coding sequence ATGTCCTTGGTCCACCTTGATCCCGGCAAACAGGCGCCTGAAATCGTCAACGCCATCATCGAGATCCCCACGGGATCCCGCATCAAGTACGAGATCGACCACCACACGGGTCTGGTCCATGTGGACCGCGTGCTCTTCTCGCCCTTCCACTACCCGGCGGAGTACGGCTTCATCCCGGGCACCCTGGCGGAGGACGGCGATCCGGCGGACGTCCTCGTGCTCATCAACGGCTCGACCTATCCGGGCGTGGTGATCCGTGCCCGCCCCATCGCCCTGCTGCGCATGCGGGACGACAAGGGCCTGGACTCGAAGGTCCTGGCGGTGGCCACGGACGACCCCACCTATGCCCACGTGACCTCCCGCAGCGACCTGCCGCCGCACTTCCTCCTCGAGGTGGAGCACTTCTTCCTCACCTACAAGGACCTCGAGCGCAAGAGCGTGTCCAGCGACGGCTGGGGCGGCAAGGACGAGGCGCACGCGTTCGTCCGGTCCTCCATCGAGGCCTACAACCGGCAGAAGAAGTAG
- a CDS encoding HAD hydrolase-like protein, whose protein sequence is MASPEAPGLVCFDLDGTLVDPLLGVRNGVRKTCEKFGLQMPDEATVRAWIGFGMRESLATVPGLEDPERLEEALDFYWERYREDGVFEHELYPGVFHLLHRLKRQGHRIYIVSAKPSLFARRIAYQFDLNLVFDEIFGSTLKGRWQPKTEVLAGLAERGTVWPGGVFIGDRGVDMEAARDHGLEAIGVGWGYGSRGELEQAGAEHIFDTVPDLDAWLRVRFPQPEVFDAFSRSE, encoded by the coding sequence ATGGCATCACCGGAGGCCCCGGGCCTCGTCTGCTTCGACCTGGACGGAACCCTCGTGGATCCCCTGCTCGGGGTCCGGAATGGCGTGCGGAAGACCTGCGAGAAGTTCGGCCTCCAGATGCCGGACGAGGCCACAGTCCGCGCCTGGATCGGCTTCGGCATGCGCGAGTCCCTGGCCACCGTCCCGGGCCTGGAGGATCCGGAGCGGCTGGAGGAGGCCCTGGACTTCTACTGGGAGCGCTACCGCGAGGACGGCGTCTTCGAGCACGAGCTGTACCCGGGCGTCTTCCACCTCCTGCACCGCCTGAAGCGCCAGGGGCACCGCATCTACATCGTATCCGCCAAGCCCAGCCTCTTCGCGCGCCGCATCGCCTACCAGTTCGACCTCAACCTCGTCTTCGACGAGATCTTCGGCAGCACGCTGAAGGGCCGCTGGCAGCCCAAGACCGAGGTGCTGGCGGGCCTGGCGGAGCGGGGCACCGTCTGGCCCGGCGGCGTGTTCATCGGCGACCGGGGCGTGGACATGGAAGCCGCCCGGGACCATGGCCTCGAGGCCATCGGCGTGGGCTGGGGCTACGGCAGCCGCGGGGAGCTGGAGCAGGCCGGGGCGGAGCACATCTTCGACACGGTGCCGGACCTGGACGCCTGGCTGCGCGTCCGCTTCCCGCAGCCTGAGGTGTTCGACGCCTTCAGCCGTTCGGAGTAG
- a CDS encoding LolA family protein codes for MRVPSCGIGFLALLAVPLSAALPSWWTAFPKVPALASRFRQESDSAVFGKMAREGNLLVARGGRLKVTYDSGLTVTSDGRQLVQYDPDTRTAQRVELARAVRDFPLLGILLDPSRIEALYRVEALGGDAVRLVPRTPDVPALKATGRRGLLHGLEWTDPTGARQRLELLDAKKPPAPGPAAFKAQVPAGTRWATPNR; via the coding sequence GTGCGCGTCCCCTCCTGCGGCATCGGTTTCCTGGCGCTGCTGGCGGTGCCCCTGTCAGCGGCCCTGCCGAGCTGGTGGACTGCCTTTCCCAAGGTGCCCGCCCTCGCCAGCCGCTTCCGCCAGGAGAGCGACAGCGCCGTCTTCGGAAAGATGGCGCGCGAGGGGAACCTGCTGGTGGCCCGGGGCGGACGGCTGAAGGTGACCTACGATTCGGGGCTCACCGTCACCTCCGACGGCCGCCAGCTCGTGCAGTACGATCCGGACACCCGCACGGCGCAGCGCGTGGAGCTGGCGCGGGCCGTGCGCGACTTCCCCCTGCTGGGAATCCTGCTGGATCCGTCGCGGATCGAGGCCCTCTACCGGGTCGAGGCGCTGGGGGGCGACGCGGTGAGGCTGGTTCCGAGGACGCCCGACGTTCCGGCCCTCAAGGCCACCGGACGCAGGGGCCTGCTCCACGGCCTCGAGTGGACCGATCCCACCGGCGCGCGCCAGCGGCTGGAGCTCCTGGACGCGAAGAAGCCACCGGCCCCGGGCCCGGCCGCCTTCAAGGCCCAGGTGCCCGCGGGCACGCGCTGGGCGACTCCGAACCGCTGA
- a CDS encoding peroxiredoxin, translating into MGILSIMGLASAGEIAEGAKAPAFEARDQHGALIRLADFQGKSRVVLYFYPKDDTPGCTAEACSLRDGFAAIQAADAVILGVSADTTQSHKAFAEKFHLPFSILADPDKRIIEAYGVKMPLLGFAKRTTVLIDRQGIIRKIIRDVRTKDHDQQVLALLKALP; encoded by the coding sequence ATGGGGATTCTGTCGATCATGGGGCTGGCTTCCGCAGGGGAGATCGCGGAGGGCGCGAAGGCCCCGGCCTTCGAGGCCCGGGACCAGCACGGCGCCCTGATCCGCCTGGCGGATTTTCAGGGGAAATCGAGGGTGGTGCTCTATTTCTATCCCAAGGACGATACGCCGGGATGCACCGCCGAGGCCTGCAGCCTCAGGGATGGGTTCGCGGCGATCCAGGCCGCGGATGCGGTGATCCTCGGCGTGAGCGCGGACACCACCCAGAGCCACAAGGCCTTCGCCGAGAAGTTCCACCTGCCCTTCAGCATCCTGGCGGATCCGGACAAGCGCATCATCGAGGCCTACGGGGTGAAGATGCCCCTGCTGGGCTTCGCGAAGCGGACCACCGTCCTCATCGACCGGCAAGGCATCATCCGGAAGATCATCCGGGATGTCCGTACCAAGGATCACGACCAGCAGGTGCTGGCGCTCCTAAAGGCCCTGCCCTGA
- a CDS encoding isocitrate/isopropylmalate dehydrogenase family protein: MIDRIPIATLQFRPMVASRGVGVWHHRLELETETEQDILDHITRIALIPGDGAGPEVMAEAEPLLEWARARGRRLEAERLPYGADHFLATGETLPEAAYADLRDRFDAILFGAVGDPRVPDGRHAEEILLRLRQGLELTVNFRPCRPLPGTRMAGLHLEVFRENTEGAYCLQGSSEPGRAVDLAVHTEGAVRRLLEAAFLRARARGCTLTLAHKANVLKHGHGLWLRVFQDLRAAHPEVPARGMHADALLCALVQDPAPFGVIAADNYLGDLISDLTAAFAGGMGTAPSLSWAPHRPFRCAVLAEPVHGSAPDIAGQGLANPVGMILSTALLFRHLGWETEARAVEEAVAATLRDGARTSDLGGNLSTGEMGTAIREQLP, from the coding sequence ATGATCGACAGAATCCCCATCGCCACCCTCCAGTTCCGGCCCATGGTCGCCTCCCGAGGGGTGGGAGTGTGGCACCATCGGCTGGAACTGGAAACAGAAACGGAGCAGGACATCTTGGACCACATCACTCGCATCGCCCTCATCCCCGGGGACGGGGCCGGCCCCGAGGTCATGGCGGAAGCCGAGCCACTGCTGGAATGGGCCCGGGCCCGGGGGCGCCGCCTGGAGGCCGAGCGCCTGCCCTATGGGGCGGACCACTTCCTCGCCACGGGCGAGACCCTGCCCGAGGCGGCCTACGCGGACCTCCGGGACCGGTTCGACGCCATCCTCTTCGGTGCCGTGGGCGACCCCCGGGTGCCGGACGGGCGCCATGCCGAGGAGATCCTCCTGCGCCTGCGCCAGGGCCTGGAACTGACCGTGAACTTCCGGCCCTGCCGGCCCCTCCCGGGAACCCGCATGGCGGGCCTCCACCTCGAGGTCTTCCGCGAGAACACCGAGGGGGCCTACTGCCTCCAAGGCTCCTCCGAGCCCGGTCGAGCCGTGGACCTGGCTGTGCATACCGAAGGAGCGGTGCGCCGCCTGCTGGAAGCGGCCTTCCTCCGGGCGCGGGCCCGGGGCTGCACGCTGACCCTGGCCCACAAGGCCAATGTCCTGAAGCACGGCCACGGGCTCTGGCTCCGGGTGTTCCAGGATCTCCGCGCCGCGCACCCGGAGGTGCCTGCCCGCGGCATGCATGCGGATGCCCTCCTCTGCGCCCTGGTGCAGGATCCGGCTCCCTTCGGCGTCATCGCCGCCGACAACTATCTGGGCGACCTCATCAGCGACCTCACGGCGGCCTTCGCCGGCGGCATGGGCACCGCGCCCTCCCTGAGCTGGGCGCCGCACCGCCCCTTCCGCTGCGCGGTCCTGGCGGAACCCGTGCATGGCTCCGCGCCGGACATCGCCGGGCAGGGCCTGGCCAACCCCGTGGGCATGATCCTCAGCACCGCCCTGCTCTTCCGGCATCTGGGCTGGGAGACCGAAGCCCGGGCGGTGGAAGAGGCCGTGGCGGCCACCCTGCGTGACGGAGCCAGAACCAGCGACCTGGGCGGCAACCTGAGCACCGGGGAGATGGGAACGGCCATCCGCGAACAGTTGCCCTGA
- the lexA gene encoding transcriptional repressor LexA gives MKASDLTKRQQAVLKFIRTFVQDEGRSPTLAEIAKGVGSSAVSTIHKHVQHLMDKGFLVRSHGKGNNLVVAAGPVMEEAAPRAERNEPASPVRIFPFCGDVAAGSPILPESRALPIEVPNSIHRQRDELFVLRVRGDSMVDDAILDGDLVVLQRKGEYRNGDRVVALIDQEEVTLKEFRRDAKGVWLIPHNPELQPRCYAPQNIDIQGVLVGVMRSC, from the coding sequence ATGAAAGCCAGCGATCTCACCAAACGCCAGCAGGCGGTCCTGAAGTTCATCCGCACCTTCGTGCAGGACGAGGGGCGAAGCCCCACCTTGGCGGAAATCGCCAAGGGGGTGGGTTCCAGCGCCGTGTCCACCATCCACAAGCATGTCCAGCACCTCATGGACAAGGGCTTCCTCGTCCGCAGCCACGGGAAGGGGAACAACCTCGTGGTGGCGGCGGGGCCGGTGATGGAGGAGGCTGCGCCACGCGCCGAGCGGAACGAACCGGCCAGCCCCGTGAGGATCTTCCCCTTCTGCGGGGATGTGGCCGCGGGCTCGCCCATCCTGCCCGAGAGCCGCGCCCTGCCCATCGAGGTGCCCAACAGCATCCACCGGCAGCGGGACGAGCTCTTCGTGCTGCGCGTCCGGGGCGACTCCATGGTGGACGACGCCATCCTCGACGGCGACCTGGTGGTGCTGCAGCGGAAGGGCGAGTACCGGAACGGCGATCGCGTGGTGGCCCTCATCGACCAGGAGGAGGTCACCCTCAAGGAGTTCCGGCGCGACGCCAAGGGCGTGTGGCTCATCCCCCACAACCCGGAGCTCCAGCCCCGCTGCTACGCCCCCCAGAACATCGACATCCAGGGTGTTCTCGTCGGCGTCATGCGCAGCTGCTGA
- a CDS encoding 2-oxoacid:acceptor oxidoreductase subunit alpha: MTAALAAPSPAGGAKTRINDFSIQVATVNGSGSQTANTVLLRAIFQMGVFVSGKNLFPSNIAGLPTWFTIRASAQGYVARKASNEMLILMNPETAKEDIAKADPGALVIYDEPLQLDKLRGDLAYIPVPFQKLVTASCPEPKLHKLVKNMIYVGVASRLLGIDMEEVKKAIAKQLKGKAKAIELNQTACVAGYDWAMENLEDQDHIKVVRDNKTQGLIIVDGNEACALGALFAGVTVVGWYPITPASSLVETFIEYAEEYRKDPKTGKSTVAIVQMEDELASAGVVLSAGWAGARSMTSTAGPGISLMSEFIGLGYYVEAPGVFFNVARTGPSTGLPTRTQQSDVELCAKCSHGDTLHINLFPGTMEECFQFSYDAFDLAEKFQTPIFVVTDLDLGMQNWASKPFAYPAKPYDRGKVLNQQQLADMKDWGRYKDVDGDGICYRSLPGTPGGKGAYLTRGSGHNAYAQYSEKPEDYVEVMDRLKRKYETAKAFVPGPVFRNQGSDKGVLAFGSSDPAVIEAQDILLAQGLKTDYLRLRALPFTAEVDTYVKEKQVVYVVEQNRDGQLANLFRETYPEHATKFKSVLHYDGHAIDAKSIVDQITAFEQK, encoded by the coding sequence ATGACTGCCGCCCTTGCCGCCCCCTCGCCCGCCGGAGGAGCGAAAACCCGGATCAATGATTTTTCCATCCAGGTGGCCACGGTCAACGGATCGGGTTCCCAGACGGCCAACACGGTTCTGCTGCGCGCCATCTTCCAGATGGGTGTGTTCGTCAGCGGCAAGAACCTCTTCCCCTCGAACATCGCTGGACTGCCCACCTGGTTCACCATCCGCGCCAGCGCCCAGGGCTACGTGGCCCGCAAGGCCAGCAACGAGATGCTGATCCTCATGAACCCCGAGACGGCCAAAGAGGACATCGCCAAGGCCGACCCCGGCGCCCTCGTGATCTACGACGAGCCGCTGCAGCTCGACAAGCTCCGCGGCGACCTGGCCTACATCCCCGTGCCCTTCCAGAAGCTGGTGACGGCCTCCTGCCCTGAGCCCAAGCTGCACAAGCTGGTGAAGAACATGATCTATGTGGGCGTGGCCTCCCGCCTGCTCGGCATCGACATGGAGGAGGTCAAGAAGGCCATCGCCAAGCAGCTCAAGGGCAAGGCCAAGGCCATCGAGCTGAACCAGACCGCCTGCGTGGCGGGCTACGACTGGGCCATGGAGAACCTGGAGGACCAGGACCACATCAAGGTCGTGCGCGACAACAAGACCCAGGGCCTCATCATCGTGGACGGCAACGAGGCCTGCGCCCTGGGCGCCCTCTTCGCCGGCGTGACGGTGGTGGGCTGGTACCCCATCACCCCGGCCTCCAGCCTGGTCGAGACCTTCATCGAATACGCCGAGGAGTACCGCAAGGATCCCAAAACCGGCAAGTCCACGGTGGCCATCGTGCAGATGGAGGACGAACTCGCCTCCGCCGGTGTGGTGCTGTCCGCCGGCTGGGCCGGGGCCCGCTCCATGACCTCCACCGCCGGTCCCGGCATCTCGCTGATGAGCGAGTTCATCGGCCTGGGCTACTACGTCGAGGCCCCCGGCGTCTTCTTCAACGTGGCGCGCACGGGCCCCAGCACGGGCCTGCCCACCCGCACGCAGCAGTCAGACGTGGAGCTCTGCGCCAAGTGCAGCCATGGCGACACCCTGCACATCAACCTCTTCCCCGGAACCATGGAAGAGTGCTTCCAGTTCTCCTACGACGCCTTCGATCTGGCCGAGAAGTTCCAGACGCCGATCTTCGTCGTCACCGACCTGGACCTGGGCATGCAGAACTGGGCGTCCAAGCCCTTCGCCTACCCCGCCAAGCCCTATGATCGCGGCAAGGTGCTCAACCAGCAGCAGCTGGCCGACATGAAGGACTGGGGCCGCTACAAGGATGTGGATGGCGACGGCATCTGCTACCGCAGCCTGCCCGGCACGCCCGGCGGCAAGGGCGCCTACCTGACCCGCGGCTCGGGCCACAACGCCTACGCCCAGTACTCTGAGAAGCCCGAGGACTACGTCGAGGTGATGGACCGCCTGAAGCGGAAGTATGAGACCGCCAAGGCCTTCGTGCCCGGCCCCGTGTTCCGCAACCAGGGCTCGGACAAGGGCGTGCTGGCCTTCGGCTCCAGCGATCCCGCCGTCATCGAGGCCCAGGACATCCTTCTGGCCCAGGGCCTCAAGACCGACTACCTGCGCCTGCGCGCCCTGCCCTTCACCGCCGAGGTCGACACCTACGTGAAGGAGAAGCAGGTGGTCTACGTGGTCGAGCAGAACCGGGACGGCCAGCTGGCCAACCTCTTCCGCGAGACCTATCCCGAGCACGCCACCAAGTTCAAGAGCGTCCTGCACTACGACGGCCACGCCATCGACGCCAAGTCCATCGTCGATCAGATCACCGCCTTCGAGCAGAAGTAG
- a CDS encoding 2-oxoacid:ferredoxin oxidoreductase subunit beta — protein sequence MTTATPSAPVPAAPTNKLGFTKQDYVGSKSTLCAGCGHDAITAQIINAAFESSIEGHRVTKYSGIGCSSKTPAYFMNQGWGFNSVHGRMPSIATGASLANRTLINIGVSGDGDSMSIGMGQFVHAVRRNIPMIYIIEDNGVYGLTKGQFSATADKGSHLKSGAVNDFPPIDPCTLAIELGCGFVARCFSGNPKQLNAILKAAFAYQGTVVLDVISPCVTFNNHDASTRSYKHVKDHDFPLHDLGFIQYSEVEEVEIPAGQTEIVTFPDGSKVAIKAIHEGYEPTDRFGAMKAIHESMAKGEFLTGLLYINPTQPPLPEVLNLVDEPLATLGEDLLKPSPAELDKIMQALM from the coding sequence ATGACCACCGCCACGCCTTCCGCTCCGGTTCCCGCCGCTCCCACCAACAAGCTCGGCTTCACCAAGCAGGACTATGTGGGCTCCAAGTCCACCCTCTGCGCCGGCTGCGGCCACGACGCCATCACGGCCCAGATCATCAATGCCGCGTTCGAGTCCAGCATCGAGGGTCACCGCGTCACCAAGTACTCCGGCATCGGCTGCTCCTCGAAGACGCCCGCCTATTTCATGAACCAGGGCTGGGGCTTCAACAGCGTCCACGGCCGCATGCCCTCCATCGCCACCGGCGCCTCCCTGGCCAACCGCACCCTCATCAACATCGGTGTCTCCGGCGACGGCGATTCCATGTCCATCGGCATGGGCCAGTTCGTGCATGCCGTGCGGCGCAACATCCCGATGATCTACATCATCGAGGACAACGGTGTCTACGGCCTAACGAAGGGCCAGTTCTCCGCCACCGCGGACAAGGGCTCCCACCTGAAGTCCGGGGCCGTGAACGACTTCCCGCCCATCGACCCGTGCACCCTGGCCATCGAGCTGGGCTGCGGCTTCGTGGCCCGGTGCTTCTCGGGCAACCCCAAGCAGCTGAACGCGATCCTGAAGGCGGCCTTCGCCTACCAGGGCACCGTGGTGCTCGACGTCATCAGCCCCTGCGTCACCTTCAACAACCACGACGCCTCGACCCGCTCCTACAAGCACGTGAAGGACCACGACTTTCCCCTCCACGACCTGGGCTTCATCCAGTACTCCGAGGTGGAGGAGGTGGAGATTCCCGCCGGCCAGACCGAGATCGTCACCTTCCCCGACGGTTCCAAAGTGGCCATCAAGGCCATCCACGAGGGCTACGAGCCCACGGACCGCTTCGGCGCCATGAAGGCCATCCACGAGTCCATGGCCAAGGGCGAGTTCCTGACCGGACTGCTCTACATCAACCCCACCCAGCCCCCCCTCCCCGAGGTGCTGAACCTGGTGGACGAACCCCTGGCCACCCTGGGCGAGGACCTGCTCAAGCCCAGCCCCGCCGAGCTGGACAAGATCATGCAGGCCCTCATGTAA
- a CDS encoding ice-binding family protein has translation MDLKLPLWKPASAFLLLFSLVACGSSSNGGQTARPGTPTGTPTVLSHAPLAGATNVPINGNVSATFSEPMDGATLTGSTFTLTTGAAATPVQGTVIYGNSKAYFTPSTPLASNSSFTATISTGAKSTMGMALAAKLTWTFTTGTTVAAAAPVSLGTAGTYVILAKTGISTVPTSAITGNLGVSPAAASYITGFSLIADSTNVFSTSPQVTGKVYAADYAVPTPTNLTTAVSDMGTAFTDAAGRAPSVAELGAGNIGGMTLAPGVYKWGTSLLIPTDVTLSGSATDVWIFQIAQNLTVSSAARILLTGGALPKNVFWQVSGLVDVGTTAHCEGVVLSQTAVTLHTGATINGRLLAQTAVSLDGNTVVQPAQ, from the coding sequence ATGGATCTGAAACTGCCCCTTTGGAAACCGGCCTCCGCGTTTCTGCTGTTGTTCTCGTTAGTCGCCTGCGGGAGTTCCAGTAATGGGGGTCAAACCGCACGGCCAGGCACACCTACAGGCACACCGACGGTCCTTTCTCATGCCCCCCTCGCCGGTGCCACCAACGTCCCCATCAACGGAAATGTGAGTGCCACGTTCAGTGAGCCGATGGATGGTGCCACCCTCACCGGCAGCACCTTCACCCTGACCACCGGGGCGGCGGCAACCCCGGTCCAGGGCACCGTGATCTACGGAAATTCTAAAGCCTACTTCACGCCAAGCACACCCCTTGCCAGCAACAGCTCGTTCACCGCGACGATCAGCACCGGGGCCAAGAGCACCATGGGCATGGCCCTCGCGGCGAAGCTCACCTGGACCTTCACCACTGGCACGACCGTGGCGGCCGCAGCTCCTGTGAGCCTTGGGACGGCCGGCACCTATGTGATCCTCGCGAAAACCGGGATTTCCACCGTGCCGACCTCCGCCATCACGGGAAATCTGGGCGTCAGCCCAGCCGCGGCCAGCTACATCACGGGATTCTCGTTGATTGCGGATTCGACGAATGTGTTCTCAACCAGCCCGCAGGTCACGGGGAAGGTGTACGCGGCTGACTACGCAGTGCCCACCCCGACCAACCTGACCACGGCGGTCAGCGACATGGGGACCGCATTCACTGATGCGGCGGGCCGCGCGCCCAGCGTCGCCGAGTTGGGCGCCGGAAACATCGGAGGGATGACCCTCGCCCCTGGTGTCTACAAATGGGGTACCAGCCTCCTGATCCCGACGGATGTCACCCTCAGCGGCAGTGCGACGGATGTCTGGATCTTCCAGATCGCCCAGAACCTGACCGTGAGCAGCGCCGCGAGAATCCTCCTGACGGGCGGTGCACTGCCCAAGAACGTCTTCTGGCAGGTCAGCGGCCTCGTGGATGTCGGCACCACGGCCCACTGCGAAGGGGTCGTTCTGAGCCAGACGGCAGTCACGTTGCACACGGGTGCCACGATCAATGGCCGGCTGCTGGCACAGACCGCAGTCAGCCTCGATGGAAACACCGTCGTTCAACCCGCCCAGTAA